A region from the Plasmodium malariae genome assembly, contig: PmUG01_00_39, whole genome shotgun sequence genome encodes:
- the PmUG01_00067200 gene encoding fam-l protein — translation MKIIIFFKFSIFMFVTWMYYFNKDKITFDNSSNNNCIFDRELNTRAHRLLGKCRQPKNLSALELKANKENIGMPKKGDISNDEKGTTTKITELNGSLLRNTEGYKQANKNKSCIFETNKYSRFESKIFKELDYLDFLKNNRTISDKTYTRVIRKKYGLRFALPILLILFFIAVLMIDLTMGLISPNTGGLWYHIGLWDHIKSLSSIAKTLKDYLPSWLTQCASWNCKHHPPSGDSKCTELCTLNNLFGIVVYFLPFIILGITLILRVVYYHKKVKKYEKIKFRKR, via the exons atgaaaataattattttctttaaattttctatcTTTATGTTTGTAACTTGGATGTACTATTTTAACAAAGATAAA attacGTTCGACAACTCCTCAAACAACAATTGCATATTTGACAGGGAATTAAATACAAGAGCTCATCGATTATTAGGAAAATGTAGGCAGCCTAAGAATTTAAGTGCTCTAGAGTTAAAAgcaaataaagaaaatataggAATGCCCAAGAAAGGAGATATATCAAATGACGAAAAAGGGacaacaacaaaaataaCAGAATTAAATGGAAGTTTATTAAGGAATACAGAGGGATATAAACAagctaataaaaataaatcatgtatatttgaaacaaacAAATATTCTCGTTTTGAatcaaaaattttcaaagaaCTGGATTATTtagattttcttaaaaataataggaCAATTAGCGATAAGACTTATACAAGAGtaatacgtaaaaaatatggacTACGATTTGCTTTACCTATATTATTGatcctattttttatagcTGTACTCATGATAGATTTAACAATGGGTTTAATATCTCCTAACACAGGGGGACTATGGTATCATATAGGTTTGTGGGACCATATAAAATCGTTATCGAGTATTGCAAAAACGTTGAAGGATTATTTACCATCATGGCTGACTCAATGCGCATCATGGAACTGCAAGCACCATCCACCTAGCGGAGATAGTAAATGTACTGAATTATGTaccttaaataatttatttggtATTGTAGTGTATTTCTTAcctttcattatattagGTATAACTCTCATATTAAGAGTTGTTTActaccataaaaaagttaagaaatatgaaaaaattaaatttaggaaaagataa